The Thermotoga sp. Ku-13t DNA segment CAACCGTACTGTCCTCATCCGTGGTCTTCGTGTGGGGCCTAACGGTTCTTTTTCGAGGTCACGGAGCCGTTAAGATAAGCCTGCCTGGCCTGTTCAGACTGGATTGGGGTATAGACAGGAAGCTCTTGATGATAGGAATTCCCAGCGCTATCGAGATGCTCTTGAGGAGTCTTTCAGGCATGGTCATGATGAAGCTTTTCAGCATGTACGGTTCCGGCGTACTGGCAACTATAGGTATCATGGATCGTGTGATAGGACTTGCAATCGTACCACTGATGGGTTTTTCGATGGGAGCGAGCGCGATAGTTGGTCAATGCCTTGGTGCCAACAAAATTGACAGGGCAGAAAGAACCGTTCTATTAGCCGCGATCTATAGTGGGATCTTTGTCTCCGCTTTCGTTGCCCTTGCAAACATTTCCCCAGGGTTGGTGATCGAACTGTTCACGAAAGATCCAGCGGTTGTTTGTGAGGGACTCTTCGCAATGAGGGTTGGTTCGTGGGCGATCCTGGTTGCGGGATTTTCTGTTTCGCTGATGAGCGCCTTCTTTGGAGCCGGCTACACGAAAGCAGCTATGTTTTCCAGCATTGTCGGAAGGTGGTTCGTTCAGGTTCCTTACGCGCTGCTCGTTGCGGTTGCTCTGAAATTGCCAACCAGTTTTCTATGGTTTTCTTTCCTCGTCGCCGAACTGGGAGAACTTTCTTACGCTACTGTTGTTTTCTTCAAAGGCAAATGGAAGCAATACCGTGTGGTCTGATAAAATTCATCTGAGAAATCTTATAGGTGAGGTAAATGGGATTAGTCGAAATCAGTTTGAAGGATGCGATCGTTGGATCTGGTTTCTCATGCCCCATATGTTCCCTCGTCGATAGAGCGTTGGATTCGTGCATCGACAGCCTTTTGTACGAACTGGTGAACGACGTCGGCGTGCGATCATAGCTCCGCTCCGAAGGCTTGTGCCGGCAGCACGTTGAAAGGATCGAGTCGTACCTGAGCAGACATCTGGAACTCGGATCCACGGGGCTGGCCATCATATACGCAGACATGTTGGACCATCTGATTGAGTCGATGGCCCAGGATAGCAGATTCGAACGTGAGAGGGGTTGTTTCCTCTGTGAGAAAGAGAAGTCGTTCGAGGCGATATACCTGAGGACCTTTGTGAAGAATATAGACCAACTTCTGGAGCCATACAGATTGTCCGAAGCCATACTCTGCTTCGATCATTACGCTTTCATTGCTGGGAAAGTCAAAGATCCTTCCAGAACTGTTTTGAAAGAAACACAGCTTTCCAAGTTCAAACGCGTGGTTGGACTAATGAACTCGTTCGTGGACAAACACGATTACAGAAACACAGAAAGTTTTACACCAGAGGAAATTCAGGTGCAGAAGACGGCTGGAATTCTCATGGCAAAGAACTTTCATCACTGGAGGCGTTCACGATGAACCAGGTTGCGAGCTTTGCTGAACGCGTGCTCAGGAACGTTTCACGCGTAATCGTGGGCAAAGACGACATCATCAAGAAAATGCTGGC contains these protein-coding regions:
- a CDS encoding MATE family efflux transporter, which produces MSRDLTEGSLSKNLLYMALPTMGGFAVQVLYDIVDMFWIGKISSHAIAGVAVFSSIFWLVSVLNEIIGTGSVSMISQAYGAKDYARVNRTIEQTIVFKIFVALIASTLLFIFLKSLMTFFSKDERVITAALDYGYWRIFFMPVFFATYSVYTALRTTGESRLPNLMMAVGAVLNMFLDPLFMFEQVPRINAKGLNLGVKGAAIATVLSSSVVFVWGLTVLFRGHGAVKISLPGLFRLDWGIDRKLLMIGIPSAIEMLLRSLSGMVMMKLFSMYGSGVLATIGIMDRVIGLAIVPLMGFSMGASAIVGQCLGANKIDRAERTVLLAAIYSGIFVSAFVALANISPGLVIELFTKDPAVVCEGLFAMRVGSWAILVAGFSVSLMSAFFGAGYTKAAMFSSIVGRWFVQVPYALLVAVALKLPTSFLWFSFLVAELGELSYATVVFFKGKWKQYRVV